A single window of Leptolyngbya ohadii IS1 DNA harbors:
- a CDS encoding spore photoproduct lyase family protein, whose amino-acid sequence MIATPTQLTLPFKTTDFGATDATSNATIDAKPTDAQLPRVSPFASPLSPDPTLDLTAPIHPELSAVRPSRLWLPERVLFTPMALEEPWGQELYRRAQSLNLPIEELGRNRITGIKGETERETYTKAKRTLAVVTAPPSSFKLSPIPPSADWQFHIAEGCPGHCQYCYLAGSLQGPPLIRVFANLPQILDNLGKYEQPGKQTSFEVSCYTDPLGIEHLTGSLAEAIRYFGTREDGYLRWVSKFDNVDGLLDLPHNGHTRCRFSVNAAWVSQKLEGGTATVPQRLQAVRKLGLPREQGGGGYPIGLVIAPIMPIEDWEQHYSDLFDQIEEAIDFDCNLTFELISHRFTPGSKEVLQAWYPNSELDLDEQNRVIKRNKFGGVKYVYDTTTMKQLRKFFEGEIAKRFPKAEVLYWT is encoded by the coding sequence TTGATCGCTACACCTACTCAACTCACCCTTCCCTTTAAGACCACAGATTTCGGCGCTACAGACGCTACTTCCAACGCGACGATCGACGCTAAGCCGACTGATGCTCAGTTGCCTCGCGTGAGTCCCTTTGCTTCCCCCCTATCCCCTGATCCGACGCTGGATCTAACGGCTCCCATCCATCCTGAGCTAAGCGCTGTTCGTCCGTCCCGACTCTGGCTACCGGAGCGCGTTCTGTTTACCCCGATGGCACTCGAAGAACCCTGGGGGCAGGAGCTTTATCGACGGGCGCAGTCGCTTAATTTGCCGATCGAGGAGCTAGGACGCAATCGGATTACGGGTATCAAGGGCGAGACCGAGCGTGAGACCTATACGAAGGCAAAGCGCACTCTGGCAGTAGTGACAGCTCCCCCCAGCAGCTTTAAACTCAGCCCCATTCCCCCTTCAGCCGACTGGCAGTTCCACATTGCGGAGGGCTGTCCGGGGCACTGTCAGTATTGCTATCTCGCAGGCAGTTTGCAGGGGCCGCCTTTGATTCGTGTATTCGCGAACCTGCCTCAGATTCTTGACAACTTAGGTAAGTATGAGCAGCCGGGCAAACAGACTTCCTTTGAGGTGAGCTGCTACACCGACCCGTTGGGCATCGAGCATCTGACGGGCAGCTTGGCTGAGGCGATTCGCTACTTCGGCACTCGTGAGGACGGCTATCTGCGCTGGGTGTCCAAGTTCGATAACGTCGATGGGTTGCTGGACTTACCGCATAATGGACATACTCGCTGTCGGTTCAGCGTTAATGCTGCCTGGGTATCCCAGAAGCTCGAAGGCGGCACGGCGACGGTTCCTCAGCGACTTCAGGCAGTCCGCAAGCTTGGTCTTCCCCGTGAGCAGGGGGGCGGCGGCTATCCGATCGGTTTAGTGATCGCGCCGATTATGCCGATCGAAGATTGGGAGCAGCACTACAGCGATTTGTTCGATCAGATCGAGGAAGCGATCGATTTTGACTGCAACCTGACCTTTGAGCTGATCTCCCACCGCTTTACGCCCGGCTCGAAGGAGGTGCTGCAAGCCTGGTATCCCAACAGCGAGCTAGACCTGGATGAGCAGAATCGCGTGATCAAGCGCAACAAGTTCGGCGGCGTGAAGTACGTCTACGACACCACCACCATGAAGCAGCTCCGGAAGTTCTTTGAAGGCGAGATCGCTAAGCGGTTCCCAAAGGCAGAGGTGCTGTACTGGACGTAG